In Devosia beringensis, a single window of DNA contains:
- the betC gene encoding choline-sulfatase produces the protein MSAQPNILIIMVDQLSGTLFPDGPVPWLHAPHLKALAQRSARFANAYTGSPLCAPGRASFMSGQLPHRTRVYDNAAEFGSDIPTYAHHLRAAGYATTLSGKMHFVGPDQLHGFEERLTTDIYPADFGWTPDYDKPGERIDWWYHNLGSVKGAGIAEITNQLEYDDEVAFNATRKIYDLGRRLEERPWMLTVSFTHPHDPYVARRKYWDLYEDCAHLDPETAPIAYEDQDPHAQRLMDACDFRGLDISADDVRRSRRAYFANISYVDDKIGEILQALEGTRQVDNTIVVFVSDHGDMLGERGLWFKMNFLEGSARVPLMIAAPGLPAGRVDTPVSTMDLTPTLCDLAGISLDKIAPWTDGETLLPLANGVARTTPVLLEYAAEGSIAPLVCLREGKWKYIECAADPTQLFDLSRDPHELTNLASDPAHAETLAGFAARAREIWDLDAFDADIRASQARRHVVYAALRNGAYYPWDFQPLQQASERYMRNHMDLNVLEENKRYPRGE, from the coding sequence ATGTCCGCGCAGCCTAACATCCTCATCATCATGGTCGACCAGCTCAGCGGCACGCTGTTTCCAGATGGCCCCGTCCCCTGGCTGCACGCGCCCCATCTCAAGGCGCTGGCGCAACGCTCCGCCCGCTTTGCCAATGCCTATACGGGCTCGCCGCTCTGCGCCCCGGGCCGGGCCAGCTTCATGTCCGGGCAATTGCCGCATCGCACCCGGGTCTATGACAATGCGGCCGAATTCGGCTCCGACATTCCCACCTATGCCCATCACCTGCGCGCCGCCGGCTATGCCACGACGCTGTCGGGCAAGATGCACTTCGTCGGCCCGGACCAGCTGCATGGCTTCGAGGAGCGGCTGACCACCGACATCTACCCGGCCGATTTCGGCTGGACCCCGGACTATGACAAGCCCGGCGAGCGCATCGACTGGTGGTATCACAATCTGGGCTCGGTCAAGGGCGCCGGAATAGCCGAGATCACCAACCAGCTCGAATATGACGACGAAGTCGCCTTCAACGCCACGCGCAAGATCTACGACCTCGGCCGCCGGCTCGAGGAGCGGCCCTGGATGCTGACGGTTAGCTTCACCCATCCGCACGACCCCTATGTCGCCCGCCGGAAATACTGGGATCTCTACGAGGACTGCGCGCATCTCGACCCGGAAACGGCGCCCATCGCCTATGAAGATCAGGACCCGCATGCGCAGCGCCTGATGGATGCCTGCGACTTCCGCGGGCTCGACATCAGTGCCGACGACGTGCGCCGCTCGCGCCGGGCCTATTTTGCCAACATCTCCTATGTGGATGACAAGATTGGCGAAATTCTGCAGGCTCTGGAGGGCACGCGCCAGGTCGACAATACCATCGTGGTCTTCGTCTCCGACCATGGCGACATGCTGGGCGAGCGCGGCCTGTGGTTCAAGATGAACTTCCTCGAGGGCTCGGCGCGCGTGCCGCTGATGATCGCCGCGCCCGGCCTGCCGGCAGGCCGCGTCGACACCCCGGTCAGCACCATGGATCTGACCCCCACGCTTTGCGATCTGGCCGGCATTTCGCTCGACAAGATCGCGCCCTGGACCGATGGCGAGACCTTGCTGCCGCTGGCCAATGGCGTGGCCCGCACGACACCCGTGCTGCTCGAATATGCCGCCGAGGGCTCGATTGCCCCCTTGGTCTGCCTACGCGAGGGAAAGTGGAAGTACATTGAATGCGCGGCCGATCCGACTCAACTGTTTGATCTGTCACGTGATCCGCACGAGCTGACCAATCTGGCCAGCGATCCCGCCCATGCCGAAACGCTTGCCGGTTTCGCGGCCAGGGCCCGGGAGATCTGGGATCTGGATGCCTTTGACGCCGACATCCGCGCCAGCCAGGCGCGGCGCCATGTCGTCTATGCCGCTTTGCGCAATGGCGCCTATTATCCTTGGGATTTCCAGCCCTTGCAGCAGGCCTCCGAGCGCTACATGCGCAATCACATGGACCTCAATGTGCTCGAAGAGAACAAGCGTTACCCGAGGGGCGAATGA
- the betB gene encoding betaine-aldehyde dehydrogenase — protein MRDVQPTASHFIDGRYVEDVAGQSILSIFPAKNVVIASLHSATPSIIEAALASAVRAQREWGALKPVLRGRVLRKAADIIRARNQELSEIETLDTGKPIQETLVADAASGADALEYFAGLAATMTGETMPVGDGDFVYTIREPLGVCVGIGAWNYPTQIACWKAAPALAAGNSMIFKPSELTPLGALKLAEILIEAGAPPGLFNVVQGYGDVGAALVTDPRVAKVSLTGSVPTGKKVYAAAAAGVKHVTMELGGKSPLIIFDDADLDSAVSAAINANFYSSGQVCSNGTRVFVHDAIRPAFLKRLVARTATAIIGDPLDAATQVGPLVSEAQRNKVLGFIETGKAEGARLLIGGRVPPSQNEGFYVEPTVFADVTDDMTIAREEIFGPVMAVLGFADEADVIARANATEFGLAAGVFTADLARAHRVIARLEAGTCWINTYNITPVEAPFGGVKLSGVGRENSRAALDHYSQIKSVYVASNPVAAAY, from the coding sequence ATGCGCGACGTACAGCCGACCGCCAGCCACTTCATCGACGGCCGCTATGTGGAAGACGTCGCAGGACAGTCGATTCTGAGCATCTTCCCGGCCAAGAACGTTGTCATAGCGAGTCTCCATTCCGCCACGCCTTCGATCATCGAGGCGGCGCTGGCTTCCGCCGTCAGGGCGCAACGCGAATGGGGCGCGCTCAAGCCCGTCCTGCGTGGCCGCGTGCTGCGCAAGGCGGCCGATATCATCCGCGCCCGCAACCAGGAACTCAGCGAGATCGAGACCCTCGATACCGGCAAGCCGATCCAGGAAACCCTTGTGGCGGACGCCGCCTCGGGCGCCGATGCGCTCGAATATTTCGCCGGTCTCGCCGCCACCATGACCGGCGAGACCATGCCCGTCGGTGACGGCGACTTCGTCTATACCATCCGCGAACCGCTCGGCGTCTGCGTCGGCATCGGCGCCTGGAACTACCCCACCCAGATCGCCTGCTGGAAAGCTGCCCCGGCTCTGGCCGCCGGCAATTCTATGATCTTCAAGCCCTCCGAGCTGACCCCGCTCGGCGCGCTCAAGCTGGCCGAAATCCTCATCGAGGCCGGCGCCCCGCCGGGCCTGTTCAATGTCGTGCAGGGCTATGGCGATGTCGGCGCCGCTTTGGTGACCGATCCCCGTGTGGCCAAGGTCTCGCTGACCGGCTCGGTACCGACCGGCAAGAAGGTTTATGCTGCCGCCGCTGCCGGCGTGAAGCACGTCACCATGGAGCTGGGCGGCAAGAGCCCGCTGATCATCTTTGATGACGCCGATCTCGACAGCGCCGTCAGCGCCGCCATCAATGCCAATTTCTACTCTTCCGGCCAGGTCTGCTCCAATGGCACCCGGGTCTTCGTACACGACGCCATCCGTCCCGCCTTCCTCAAGCGCCTGGTCGCACGCACCGCCACAGCCATTATCGGCGATCCGCTCGACGCGGCAACCCAGGTCGGGCCGCTGGTCTCCGAAGCTCAGCGCAACAAGGTGCTCGGCTTCATCGAGACCGGCAAGGCCGAGGGCGCCAGGCTGCTGATCGGGGGCAGGGTGCCGCCCAGCCAGAATGAGGGCTTCTATGTCGAGCCGACAGTCTTTGCCGACGTCACCGACGACATGACCATTGCCCGCGAGGAAATCTTCGGGCCGGTCATGGCCGTGCTCGGTTTTGCCGACGAGGCCGATGTCATCGCCCGCGCCAATGCCACCGAATTCGGCCTTGCCGCCGGCGTGTTTACCGCCGATCTGGCGCGGGCGCACCGCGTCATCGCCCGGCTCGAGGCCGGCACCTGCTGGATCAACACCTACAATATCACCCCGGTCGAGGCGCCCTTCGGCGGCGTCAAGCTGTCCGGCGTCGGCCGCGAGAACTCGCGTGCCGCCCTCGATCACTACAGCCAGATCAAATCGGTCTATGTCGCCAGCAATCCCGTTGCGGCCGCCTATTAG
- the betA gene encoding choline dehydrogenase — MEADFVIIGSGSAGGAMAARLSEDGKHSVIVLEFGGSDIGPLIQMPAALSYPMNMPRYDWGFRTEPEPHLGGRTLGVPRGKVIGGSSSINGMVYVRGHAEDYDHWAQSGATGWGYADVVPYFKRMEHWHAGPHGGDPDRRGKAGPLHVTRGKRDNPLFKTFVEAGRQAGFELTDDYNGEKQEGFGPMEQTVWQGRRWSVANAYLKPALKRANLTLLKCLARRIVIEQGRAVGVEIERGGQVEVVRARREVIVAASSINSPKLLLLSGIGPAAQLAAHGIPLVADRPGVGANLQDHMELYIQQASIQPITLYKHWNLLGKALIGAQWLFFKKGLGASNQFESAAFIRSRAGVKYPDIQFHFIPIAVRYDGQAAAEGHGFQAHVGPMRSASRGAVTLRSPDPKEPPRIQFNYMSAPQDWADFRHCIRITREIFGQPAFDPYRGKEILPGESYQTDDELDDHIRRHAESAYHPCGTCRMGSASDPMAVVDPELRVIGVDGLRVADSSIFPRITNGNLNGPSIMVGEKASDHILGKPMLPADNDVPWINPRWQTSDR; from the coding sequence ATGGAAGCTGATTTCGTCATCATCGGATCGGGCTCGGCCGGCGGCGCCATGGCGGCGCGGCTGAGCGAAGACGGCAAGCATTCTGTCATCGTGCTCGAATTCGGCGGTTCCGATATCGGGCCGCTGATCCAGATGCCGGCGGCCCTGAGCTATCCGATGAACATGCCGCGCTATGACTGGGGCTTCCGCACCGAGCCCGAGCCGCATCTGGGCGGCCGCACCCTGGGCGTGCCGCGCGGCAAGGTGATCGGCGGCTCGTCCTCGATCAATGGCATGGTCTATGTGCGCGGTCATGCCGAGGACTATGACCACTGGGCTCAAAGCGGCGCCACCGGCTGGGGCTATGCCGACGTGGTTCCCTATTTCAAGCGCATGGAACACTGGCACGCAGGCCCCCATGGCGGCGACCCGGATCGCCGCGGTAAGGCCGGCCCGCTGCATGTGACGCGCGGCAAGCGGGACAATCCCCTATTCAAGACCTTTGTCGAGGCCGGCCGGCAGGCCGGGTTCGAACTGACCGACGACTATAATGGCGAAAAGCAGGAAGGCTTCGGCCCGATGGAGCAGACGGTCTGGCAGGGCCGGCGCTGGTCGGTCGCCAATGCTTATCTCAAGCCGGCGCTGAAACGAGCCAATCTCACGCTGCTCAAATGCTTGGCCCGCAGGATAGTGATCGAGCAGGGCCGTGCCGTCGGCGTCGAGATCGAGCGCGGCGGCCAGGTCGAGGTGGTCAGGGCCCGGCGCGAGGTCATCGTCGCGGCGTCATCGATCAATTCCCCAAAGCTCCTGCTGCTCTCGGGCATCGGCCCGGCCGCCCAGCTGGCCGCGCATGGCATTCCCCTGGTGGCCGACCGCCCCGGCGTCGGGGCGAACCTGCAGGACCATATGGAGCTCTATATCCAGCAGGCCTCCATTCAGCCCATTACGCTATACAAGCACTGGAATCTGCTCGGCAAGGCGCTGATCGGCGCGCAATGGTTGTTCTTCAAGAAAGGCCTGGGCGCCTCCAACCAGTTCGAGAGCGCCGCCTTCATCCGCTCCAGGGCAGGGGTGAAATATCCCGATATCCAGTTCCACTTCATCCCCATCGCCGTGCGCTATGACGGCCAGGCCGCCGCCGAGGGCCATGGCTTCCAGGCCCATGTCGGCCCCATGCGCTCGGCCTCGCGCGGCGCGGTAACATTGCGGTCGCCAGATCCGAAAGAGCCGCCACGCATCCAGTTCAACTACATGTCCGCGCCGCAGGACTGGGCCGATTTCCGCCACTGCATCCGCATTACCCGCGAGATTTTCGGCCAGCCCGCCTTCGACCCCTATCGGGGCAAGGAGATCCTGCCCGGGGAGTCCTACCAGACCGACGACGAGCTTGACGACCATATCCGCCGCCACGCCGAAAGCGCCTATCACCCATGCGGCACCTGCCGGATGGGCAGCGCCAGCGATCCCATGGCCGTGGTCGATCCCGAACTGCGCGTCATCGGCGTCGATGGCCTGCGGGTAGCCGACAGCTCGATCTTCCCGCGCATCACCAATGGCAATCTCAACGGCCCCTCCATCATGGTGGGCGAAAAGGCATCCGACCACATCCTGGGCAAGCCCATGCTGCCGGCGGACAACGACGTCCCCTGGATCAACCCGCGCTGGCAAACCTCGGACCGCTAG
- the choV gene encoding choline ABC transporter ATP-binding protein — protein sequence MDDAVIFDKVNIVFGAHPTLALPLMDEGKTRQEIQQETRQILGVHDCSLSVKKGEILVLMGLSGSGKSTLLRAVNGLNPVVRGSVTVIDQGRSVNPAACTREELLQLRRKSVAMVFQQFGLLPWRSVLDNVALGLELDGLSKSQREAKARDQLELVGLTDWADRNVGQLSGGMQQRVGLARAFATEAPILLMDEPFSALDPLIRSRLQDELLELQAKLKRTIIFVSHDLDEAFKLGNRIALMEGGRIVQCGTPQEIIANPADDYVEDFVAHMNPLNVLRAMDIMSPPIGNGENAVAADSSLAGVIEQLSAGAPSVCVRGADGQLVGSIFNANVVLALRRKPARDNAGVH from the coding sequence ATGGACGACGCCGTCATCTTCGACAAGGTCAATATCGTCTTCGGCGCCCATCCGACCCTGGCGCTGCCGCTGATGGACGAGGGCAAGACGCGCCAGGAAATCCAGCAGGAGACGCGGCAGATCCTGGGCGTGCATGACTGCTCGCTGAGCGTCAAGAAGGGCGAGATCCTGGTGCTGATGGGCCTCTCGGGCTCGGGCAAATCGACCCTGCTGCGGGCGGTGAACGGGCTCAACCCGGTGGTGCGCGGCTCGGTCACCGTCATCGATCAGGGCCGGTCGGTCAATCCGGCCGCCTGTACGCGCGAGGAACTGCTGCAACTGCGGCGCAAGTCGGTGGCCATGGTGTTCCAGCAGTTCGGCCTCCTGCCCTGGCGCAGCGTACTCGACAATGTCGCGCTGGGCCTGGAACTCGATGGGCTGTCGAAATCGCAGCGCGAGGCCAAGGCGCGCGACCAGCTCGAGCTGGTGGGCCTGACCGATTGGGCGGACCGCAATGTGGGTCAGCTGTCGGGCGGCATGCAGCAGCGCGTCGGGCTGGCGCGGGCCTTTGCCACCGAAGCGCCGATCCTGCTGATGGACGAGCCCTTCTCGGCGCTCGATCCGCTGATCCGGTCGCGGCTGCAGGACGAGCTGCTCGAGCTGCAGGCCAAGCTCAAGCGCACCATCATCTTTGTCAGCCATGACCTCGACGAGGCGTTCAAGCTGGGCAATCGCATCGCGCTGATGGAGGGCGGGCGGATCGTGCAATGCGGCACGCCGCAGGAGATCATCGCCAATCCGGCCGATGACTATGTCGAAGATTTCGTGGCCCATATGAACCCGCTCAACGTGCTGCGCGCCATGGACATTATGTCGCCGCCGATCGGCAATGGCGAGAACGCAGTGGCGGCGGACAGTTCGCTGGCCGGGGTGATCGAGCAATTGTCTGCCGGCGCGCCATCGGTCTGCGTGCGCGGGGCAGACGGGCAGCTGGTGGGCAGCATCTTCAACGCCAACGTCGTGTTGGCGCTGCGGCGCAAGCCGGCGCGCGACAATGCCGGCGTGCACTGA
- a CDS encoding carbohydrate ABC transporter permease, translated as MSVLETPRAAAAAPARFGTGRSLDIGGLVLTAITVIFALLWAFPIYWGVVTSLKPESQVISDTVEFLPRTWSIEAYWHVMVNTMIGRWYINSLVTSLGVTVITLATSALTAYALSQLRFPGRTVLWYLILASFMVPLTALIVNHFILMAQLSLINTWMGVILPQLIHPVVIIVYKNFFDSVPKEYREAAMMDSASEWRIFSRIYLPMNWGVTTALSIVIFIGAWNNFLWPFLAVSKPEMMNVAVGITQVNDAFGVQYARELAGAMMAALLVAVLYLIFQRRVTQAIMLSAGVKG; from the coding sequence ATGAGCGTCCTTGAAACCCCGCGCGCCGCGGCAGCCGCTCCAGCCCGCTTTGGTACCGGCCGGTCGCTCGATATCGGCGGCCTGGTCCTGACCGCGATCACGGTGATCTTTGCCCTGCTCTGGGCCTTCCCGATCTATTGGGGCGTGGTGACGTCGCTCAAGCCGGAATCCCAGGTCATTTCCGACACCGTGGAATTCCTGCCGCGCACCTGGTCGATCGAGGCCTATTGGCATGTCATGGTCAACACCATGATCGGCCGCTGGTACATCAACTCGCTGGTGACCTCGCTGGGCGTCACGGTCATCACCCTGGCCACCAGCGCACTCACCGCCTATGCCCTGTCCCAGCTCCGCTTTCCCGGCCGCACCGTGCTGTGGTACCTGATCCTGGCCAGCTTCATGGTTCCGCTCACCGCCCTGATCGTCAACCACTTCATCCTCATGGCGCAGCTGTCGCTGATCAATACCTGGATGGGCGTCATCCTGCCCCAGCTGATCCACCCCGTGGTGATCATCGTCTACAAGAACTTCTTTGACTCCGTGCCCAAGGAATATCGCGAAGCCGCCATGATGGACTCGGCCAGCGAATGGCGCATCTTCAGCCGCATCTACCTGCCGATGAACTGGGGCGTCACCACTGCCCTGTCCATCGTCATCTTCATCGGCGCCTGGAACAACTTCCTCTGGCCGTTCCTCGCCGTATCCAAGCCGGAAATGATGAACGTTGCCGTCGGCATCACCCAGGTCAACGACGCCTTTGGCGTGCAATATGCCCGCGAACTGGCCGGCGCCATGATGGCGGCCTTGCTGGTGGCCGTGCTGTACCTGATCTTCCAGCGCCGCGTCACCCAGGCCATCATGCTCTCGGCCGGCGTCAAGGGCTGA
- a CDS encoding prolyl-tRNA synthetase associated domain-containing protein, producing MTLPDPSAALAALFARLGITPIMIEHPPVHTVEEALPYWSALEGMHTKNLMLKGAKGGLWLVCVPTDRRLDLKALAAHLGAKKFSFASAETLDAALGVVQGSVSPLALTNDKDHAVQLVLAADMMAQPRITCHPLTNLATVSLSSAELLQVLDALGHRPEIVDFDALATPAG from the coding sequence ATGACCCTTCCGGATCCGTCCGCCGCACTCGCCGCGCTGTTTGCCCGGCTTGGCATCACGCCCATCATGATCGAGCACCCGCCCGTGCATACGGTGGAGGAGGCCCTGCCCTACTGGTCAGCGCTGGAGGGCATGCATACCAAGAACCTGATGCTCAAGGGCGCCAAGGGCGGGCTGTGGCTGGTCTGCGTGCCGACCGACCGGCGCCTCGACCTCAAGGCGCTGGCGGCGCATCTGGGCGCCAAGAAGTTCTCCTTTGCCAGCGCGGAGACGCTGGATGCGGCTTTGGGCGTGGTCCAGGGCTCGGTGAGCCCACTGGCCCTGACCAACGACAAAGATCACGCTGTGCAGCTGGTGCTGGCCGCCGACATGATGGCGCAGCCCCGCATCACCTGTCACCCGCTGACCAATCTGGCGACGGTGTCGCTGAGCAGCGCCGAGCTGCTGCAGGTGCTGGACGCACTGGGCCACCGGCCGGAAATCGTCGACTTCGATGCGCTGGCGACGCCGGCAGGATGA
- the choW gene encoding choline ABC transporter permease subunit, with product MDWLTDYKIPVGRWASDFFILLRDNFRGVFDAMSDAAEALIDALLWILQTPHPLIIVAIFVGITWWLQRSWTTCLITLLGMLFILNQGYWEQTTESLTLVISACVVCMAIGVPIGIATAHRPRLYQFLQPILDLMQTLPTFVYLIPAIVFFGIGMVPGLIATVIFVLPAPIRMTHLGISSTPPALLEAVEAFGGTPHQKLFKVELPFALPQVMAGLNQTIMLSLSMVVVAALVGADGLGVPVVRALNSVNTALGFESGLVIVVVAIVLDRMLRIRKE from the coding sequence GTGGATTGGCTGACAGATTACAAGATTCCGGTGGGGCGCTGGGCGAGCGACTTCTTCATCCTGCTGCGCGATAATTTCCGCGGTGTGTTCGACGCCATGTCGGACGCCGCCGAGGCACTGATCGACGCCCTGCTGTGGATATTGCAGACGCCGCATCCGCTGATCATCGTCGCCATTTTCGTCGGTATCACCTGGTGGCTGCAGCGCAGCTGGACCACCTGCCTGATCACCCTGCTGGGCATGCTGTTCATCCTCAACCAGGGCTATTGGGAACAGACCACCGAGAGCCTGACGCTGGTGATTTCTGCCTGCGTGGTGTGCATGGCCATCGGCGTGCCAATCGGCATTGCCACGGCGCACCGGCCGCGGCTCTACCAGTTCCTGCAGCCGATCCTTGACCTGATGCAGACGCTGCCGACCTTCGTCTATCTCATTCCGGCCATCGTGTTCTTCGGCATCGGCATGGTGCCGGGGCTGATCGCCACGGTGATCTTCGTGCTGCCGGCGCCGATCCGCATGACGCATCTGGGCATATCATCGACGCCGCCGGCCCTGCTCGAGGCGGTGGAGGCCTTTGGCGGCACGCCGCACCAGAAGCTGTTCAAGGTCGAGCTGCCCTTCGCCCTGCCCCAGGTCATGGCGGGCCTGAACCAGACCATCATGCTGTCGCTGTCCATGGTGGTAGTTGCCGCACTGGTCGGGGCGGATGGTCTCGGGGTGCCGGTGGTGCGGGCACTCAATTCGGTCAATACCGCGCTCGGCTTCGAGAGCGGACTGGTGATCGTGGTCGTGGCCATCGTGCTCGACCGCATGCTGCGCATCCGGAAGGAATAG
- a CDS encoding carbohydrate ABC transporter permease has translation MIRNQRREVVVAYLLILPFVLTYGVLFLWPTVQMVYLSFTDAPLIGPGSWIGLENYIEMFDDRRFWTSVRNTAYFVALTVVPNTLIGLAIAMMVSRLKGWQQSIILAMFFLPYILPVSVVYRIWNWMFNLQFGIMQYPLTWIFGEKTPVFRTQWMFMPAVAFVTIWWTCGFNILLFLSGLRSISTDIYEAAALDNANRWTIFRRITWPLIWPVTALVLTIQLILQLKIFDQVYLFVQGGRPDPSMVLVQYIYSQAFQKNEGGYAAAISVALFVIVIVFSILQFQFLRARGEK, from the coding sequence ATGATCAGGAACCAACGCCGCGAAGTAGTGGTCGCCTATCTTCTCATTCTTCCCTTCGTGCTGACCTATGGCGTGCTGTTCCTGTGGCCGACCGTGCAGATGGTCTATCTCAGCTTCACCGATGCACCCCTGATCGGGCCCGGCAGCTGGATCGGGCTGGAAAACTACATCGAAATGTTCGATGACCGCCGCTTCTGGACGTCGGTGCGCAACACCGCCTATTTCGTCGCCCTGACGGTGGTCCCCAATACGCTGATCGGACTGGCCATTGCCATGATGGTGTCGCGCCTCAAGGGCTGGCAGCAGAGCATCATCCTGGCCATGTTCTTCCTGCCATATATCCTGCCGGTTTCGGTCGTCTACCGGATCTGGAACTGGATGTTCAACTTGCAGTTCGGCATCATGCAATATCCACTGACCTGGATATTTGGCGAGAAGACGCCTGTCTTCCGCACCCAGTGGATGTTCATGCCGGCCGTGGCCTTCGTCACCATCTGGTGGACTTGCGGCTTCAATATCCTGCTCTTCCTGTCCGGGCTGCGCTCGATCTCGACCGATATCTATGAGGCGGCGGCGCTCGACAATGCCAATCGCTGGACCATTTTCCGCCGCATCACCTGGCCTCTGATCTGGCCGGTCACCGCTTTGGTGCTGACCATTCAGCTGATCCTGCAGCTCAAGATCTTCGATCAGGTCTATCTCTTCGTCCAGGGTGGCCGTCCCGACCCCTCCATGGTTCTGGTGCAATATATCTACAGCCAGGCCTTCCAGAAGAACGAGGGCGGCTATGCCGCGGCGATCTCGGTGGCTTTGTTTGTCATCGTCATTGTCTTTTCCATCCTGCAGTTCCAGTTCCTGCGTGCGCGAGGTGAGAAATGA
- the betI gene encoding transcriptional regulator BetI — protein MPKIGAEAIRRKAMVEAAISEIGEAGSLDVTVSQIARRAGMSPALAHHYFGSKDQMFLAAMRHILRLYGASVRRRSAGIDSPIGRIDAIIDASFAPDQFHRDVVAAWLTFYVRALQSPEASRLLQVYARRLHSNLVYNLRQLVDPATAESLAQGLAALIDGFYIRHALQDFAPARAEVRAMVFDYLELSLARKGIHVRAA, from the coding sequence ATGCCAAAAATCGGTGCAGAGGCAATCCGGCGAAAAGCCATGGTGGAAGCGGCCATCAGCGAGATCGGCGAAGCTGGAAGCCTCGACGTCACGGTGAGCCAGATTGCCCGTCGGGCAGGTATGTCGCCAGCGTTGGCCCATCATTATTTTGGCAGCAAGGACCAGATGTTTCTCGCCGCAATGCGGCACATCCTGCGTCTCTATGGTGCAAGTGTCCGCCGCCGCAGCGCCGGAATTGATTCGCCCATCGGGCGCATCGACGCCATCATCGATGCCAGTTTCGCCCCGGATCAGTTTCACCGGGACGTCGTCGCGGCGTGGCTTACCTTTTATGTCCGCGCGTTGCAATCACCCGAAGCCAGCCGGCTGCTGCAAGTCTATGCGCGCCGGCTGCACTCCAATCTGGTATACAACCTGCGCCAACTCGTTGACCCGGCGACTGCCGAGTCACTGGCCCAGGGGCTCGCCGCGCTGATCGACGGCTTCTACATCCGCCATGCATTGCAGGACTTCGCCCCGGCTCGGGCCGAAGTGCGCGCCATGGTTTTCGACTATCTTGAACTCAGCCTCGCCCGGAAAGGCATTCATGTCCGCGCAGCCTAA
- the choX gene encoding choline ABC transporter substrate-binding protein: MRKTTLTLSSALALSLLAGTAFAAECDTVIFSDVGWTDITTTTATTKHILEALGYEVDVKVLSVPVTYASLESDDVDVFLGTWLPAQQGAIGPYLESGEVEKVATNLEGTKYTLAVPTYTYDKGLTDYSKIAEFAETLDSTIYGIEPGNEGNGYLISLVDADTHGLGGFKVVESSEQGMLAEVERAVRESKDVVFLGWEPHPMNAKFDLKYLPGGEDFFGGEGVVDTVTRKGYAAECPNVGALLANLKFTLPMENEIMGKILNDGTDPADATMEWLKANPETALGWVEGVTTLDGGDGAAAVQAMLGS; the protein is encoded by the coding sequence ATGAGAAAGACCACCCTCACTCTGAGCAGTGCCTTGGCGCTGTCGCTGCTGGCGGGAACCGCTTTTGCAGCCGAATGCGATACCGTGATTTTTTCCGATGTGGGCTGGACCGACATCACCACCACCACCGCGACCACCAAGCACATTCTCGAAGCGCTGGGCTACGAAGTCGACGTGAAGGTACTGTCGGTGCCTGTGACCTATGCGTCGCTGGAAAGCGACGACGTCGACGTGTTTCTGGGCACCTGGCTGCCCGCGCAGCAGGGCGCCATCGGCCCCTATCTCGAGAGCGGTGAAGTCGAAAAGGTCGCCACCAACCTCGAAGGCACCAAGTATACGCTGGCCGTGCCCACCTATACCTATGACAAGGGTCTGACCGACTATTCCAAGATTGCCGAATTTGCCGAAACGCTCGACAGCACCATCTATGGCATCGAGCCGGGCAATGAGGGCAATGGCTACCTGATCAGCCTGGTCGATGCCGATACGCATGGCCTGGGCGGCTTCAAGGTGGTAGAAAGCTCGGAACAGGGCATGCTGGCCGAAGTGGAGCGGGCCGTGCGCGAGAGCAAGGACGTGGTGTTCCTGGGCTGGGAACCACACCCCATGAACGCCAAGTTCGACCTCAAATACCTGCCGGGCGGCGAGGACTTCTTCGGCGGTGAAGGCGTGGTCGATACCGTGACCCGCAAGGGCTATGCCGCCGAATGCCCCAATGTGGGCGCACTGCTGGCCAATCTGAAGTTCACCCTGCCCATGGAAAACGAGATCATGGGCAAGATCCTCAATGACGGCACCGATCCGGCCGACGCGACGATGGAATGGCTCAAGGCCAATCCGGAAACGGCTCTGGGCTGGGTCGAGGGTGTGACCACGCTCGATGGCGGCGATGGCGCCGCGGCCGTCCAGGCGATGCTGGGCAGCTAG